In Paracoccus fistulariae, a single window of DNA contains:
- a CDS encoding DUF6478 family protein, which translates to MRWLWQKLRLNASGQWAAAADRVARRRRPPPADLYEEARLLHADLTRFLQQADALRQNGAGQALPQARAGTDWWWRPLSLSRACEASALVAPGSGQPFGYELTLWHDCPRHALILRQIRNQRHPKDPPYALRLEMLGFGGDYLSLSMDLPDEARADLGSRHVLRLDGILAAERALTAYARINLVQGPNTATILRQLGDPIDGPGAERFAEFDLAYADITSRAIDKAWVDLIFEAPAMNAVTIHDLALSRHPRAEI; encoded by the coding sequence ATGAGATGGCTATGGCAGAAACTGCGTCTCAACGCCTCGGGGCAATGGGCTGCTGCGGCTGATCGTGTCGCCCGCAGGCGCAGGCCGCCCCCGGCCGATCTTTATGAAGAGGCGCGGCTTCTGCATGCCGATCTGACCCGCTTTCTGCAACAGGCCGATGCGCTGCGCCAGAACGGGGCGGGGCAGGCGCTGCCGCAGGCGCGGGCCGGGACGGATTGGTGGTGGCGTCCGCTGTCGCTGTCGCGGGCCTGCGAGGCATCGGCGCTGGTCGCGCCCGGTTCGGGACAGCCTTTCGGCTATGAGCTGACGCTGTGGCACGATTGCCCCCGCCATGCGCTGATCCTGCGCCAGATCCGCAATCAGCGCCACCCGAAGGATCCACCCTATGCGCTGCGTCTGGAAATGCTGGGCTTCGGCGGCGATTACCTGTCGCTGTCGATGGATCTGCCCGATGAGGCGCGCGCCGATCTGGGAAGCCGTCATGTGCTGCGGCTGGACGGTATCCTTGCGGCCGAGCGTGCGCTGACCGCCTATGCCCGGATCAATCTGGTGCAGGGGCCGAACACGGCAACGATCCTGCGGCAATTGGGCGATCCGATCGACGGTCCGGGCGCGGAACGCTTTGCCGAATTCGATCTGGCCTATGCCGATATCACCAGCCGGGCCATCGACAAGGCCTGGGTGGACCTGATCTTCGAGGCTCCGGCCATGAATGCGGTGACCATCCACGACCTTGCCCTGTCACGCCATCCCCGCGCCGAAATCTGA
- the nspC gene encoding carboxynorspermidine decarboxylase encodes MSEVQTPFYLIDKASLRRNMEKVAYLRERSGAKALLALKCFATWSVFDFMRDYMDGTTSSSLFELRLGHEEFGKETHAYSVAWADHEIDEAISYADKIIFNSLSQLDRFGDKASGINIGLRLNPRFSTSGFDLADPARPFSRLGEWDISRLEAAMDRISGVMIHYNCENGDFDLFDHQLTRIETEFGDILQRLDWVSLGGGIHFTGEGYPLDRLADRLKAFQDRFGVQAYLEPGEASITQTTSLEVSVLDIINNGKDVAIVDSSIEAHMLDLLIYRETAKLPQDGAHEYQIAGKTCLAGDIFGEGRFARPLQIGDRISIADAAGYTMVKKNWFNGVAMPSIAIREEDGTIRSVREFSYDDYKSSLS; translated from the coding sequence ATGAGCGAAGTGCAAACGCCCTTTTACCTGATCGACAAGGCCAGTCTGCGCCGCAATATGGAAAAGGTCGCCTATCTGCGCGAACGCTCGGGCGCCAAGGCGCTGCTGGCGCTGAAATGCTTCGCGACCTGGTCGGTATTTGATTTCATGCGCGACTATATGGACGGGACGACCTCGTCCTCATTGTTCGAACTGCGCCTGGGGCATGAGGAATTCGGCAAGGAAACCCATGCCTATTCCGTCGCCTGGGCCGATCACGAGATCGACGAAGCGATTTCCTATGCCGACAAGATCATCTTCAACAGCCTGTCGCAGCTTGACCGTTTCGGCGACAAGGCCAGCGGCATCAATATCGGGCTGCGGCTGAACCCGCGCTTTTCGACCAGCGGCTTCGATCTGGCGGATCCGGCGCGCCCGTTCTCTCGGCTGGGGGAATGGGACATCTCGCGTCTGGAGGCGGCGATGGACCGCATCAGCGGCGTGATGATCCATTACAATTGCGAAAACGGCGATTTCGACCTGTTCGATCACCAGTTGACGCGGATCGAGACCGAATTCGGCGATATCCTGCAGCGGCTGGACTGGGTCAGCCTGGGCGGTGGCATCCATTTCACCGGCGAGGGCTATCCGCTGGACCGGCTGGCCGACCGGTTGAAGGCATTTCAGGACCGTTTCGGGGTGCAGGCCTATCTGGAACCGGGCGAGGCCAGCATTACCCAGACCACCTCGCTTGAGGTGTCGGTCCTTGATATCATCAATAACGGCAAGGATGTCGCCATCGTCGACAGCAGCATCGAGGCGCATATGCTGGATCTGCTGATCTATCGCGAAACCGCCAAGTTGCCGCAGGATGGCGCGCATGAGTACCAGATCGCCGGCAAGACCTGTCTGGCGGGCGATATTTTTGGCGAAGGGCGCTTTGCCCGGCCCTTGCAGATCGGTGACCGGATCAGCATTGCGGATGCCGCCGGTTACACAATGGTCAAGAAGAACTGGTTCAATGGCGTCGCGATGCCGTCCATCGCAATTCGGGAAGAAGATGGAACGATCCGTTCCGTTCGCGAATTCTCTTACGACGATTACAAAAGCAGCCTGTCCTAA
- a CDS encoding saccharopine dehydrogenase family protein, whose protein sequence is MAKKNVLIIGAGGVAQVVAHKVAQQAAEFGDLHIANRTKSKADAIVTSLRDKGHKMPFASHALDAMDSAAVAALIEKLDVKIVINVGTAFINMTVLEGCIRAGAAYIDTAIHEDPAKICETPPWYANYEWKRRDDVAKAGITAILGAGFDPGVVNAYARFAEDEYFDKIDSIDIVDINAGSHGRYFATNFDPEINFREFTGTVYAWQGGKWTENKMFEIGREWDLPVVGKQKAYLSGHDEVHSLSARYKDSDVRFWMGFGDHYINVFTVLQNLGLLSEQPVKTAEGQEVVPLKVVKAVLPDPASLAPNYTGKTCIGDLVKGRGPDGKEGEVFIYNVADHKDAFNEVGSQGISYTAGVPPVAAAVLIARGIWDVKKMANVEDLPARPFLELLGEMGLPTRVIDATGDHPI, encoded by the coding sequence TTGGCCAAGAAGAACGTCCTCATCATCGGCGCGGGTGGCGTCGCGCAAGTTGTCGCACATAAGGTCGCGCAACAGGCCGCCGAATTCGGCGATCTGCATATTGCGAACCGAACCAAGTCCAAGGCCGATGCGATCGTGACATCGCTGCGGGACAAGGGCCACAAGATGCCCTTTGCCAGCCATGCGCTGGACGCGATGGATTCGGCAGCCGTGGCGGCGCTGATCGAAAAGCTGGACGTGAAGATCGTCATCAATGTGGGCACCGCCTTTATCAACATGACGGTGCTGGAAGGCTGTATCCGTGCGGGCGCCGCCTATATCGATACCGCGATCCACGAAGATCCGGCCAAGATCTGCGAAACGCCGCCCTGGTACGCCAATTACGAATGGAAGCGGCGCGACGATGTTGCCAAGGCGGGCATCACCGCCATTCTGGGCGCGGGCTTCGATCCGGGCGTCGTCAACGCCTATGCCCGTTTTGCCGAGGATGAGTATTTCGACAAGATCGACAGCATCGATATCGTCGATATCAATGCCGGATCGCACGGGCGCTATTTCGCGACAAATTTCGACCCCGAGATCAATTTCCGCGAATTCACCGGCACCGTCTATGCCTGGCAGGGCGGCAAATGGACCGAGAACAAGATGTTCGAGATCGGCCGCGAGTGGGATCTGCCCGTGGTCGGCAAGCAGAAGGCCTATCTTTCGGGCCATGACGAGGTGCACAGCCTGTCGGCCCGCTACAAGGATTCGGATGTCCGCTTCTGGATGGGCTTTGGCGATCACTACATCAATGTCTTCACGGTGCTGCAGAATTTGGGCCTGTTGTCGGAACAGCCGGTCAAGACCGCCGAGGGGCAAGAGGTCGTGCCGCTGAAAGTGGTCAAGGCCGTGCTGCCCGACCCGGCCAGTCTTGCGCCCAACTATACCGGCAAGACCTGCATCGGCGATCTGGTCAAGGGCAGGGGCCCGGATGGCAAAGAGGGCGAGGTCTTCATCTATAACGTCGCCGATCACAAGGATGCCTTCAACGAGGTCGGCAGCCAGGGCATCAGCTATACTGCGGGCGTGCCGCCGGTCGCAGCCGCGGTCCTGATCGCGCGCGGCATCTGGGATGTGAAGAAAATGGCCAATGTCGAGGATCTGCCTGCGCGCCCCTTCCTTGAGCTTCTGGGAGAGATGGGCCTGCCCACGCGGGTCATCGACGCCACCGGCGATCATCCGATCTGA
- a CDS encoding ABC transporter substrate-binding protein, producing MKLHLTTTAMALALMATAAQADMDAAKKFLDEEIGELSTLDRAAQEAEMQWFIDAAQPFAGMEINVVSETITTHEYESKVLAPAFSAITGIKLTHDLIGEGDVVEKLQTQMQSGENVYDAYVNDSDLIGTHWRYQQARNLTDWMAGAGADVTNPDLDLDDFIGISFTTAPDGNLYQLPDQQFANLYWFRYDWFNDPEIQAAFKEKYGYDLGVPVNWSAYQDIAEFFTGREIDGKTVYGHMDYGKKDPSLGWRFTDAWLSMAGNGDKGIPNGKPVDEWGIRVDENDRPVGSCVARGGDTNGPASVYAIQKYLDWMEAYAPPAAQGMTFSESGPVPAQGEIAQQMFWYTAFTADMVKDGLPVVNEDGTPKWRMAPSPHGAYWQEGMKLGYQDAGSWTLLKSTPDDRAKAAWLYAQFVTSKTVDVKKSHVGLTFIRESTIQDDSFTERAPKLGGLIEFYRSPARLNWSPTGTNVPDYPKLAQLWWQAIGDASSGAKTAQEAMDSLCAEQEKVMERLERAGIQGDIGPKMAEEHDLAWWNNFATENGTIAPQLPLENEKPQPETISYDELVKSWQE from the coding sequence ATGAAGCTTCACTTGACGACGACCGCCATGGCGCTTGCGCTGATGGCGACCGCCGCGCAGGCCGATATGGATGCGGCAAAGAAATTCCTCGATGAGGAAATCGGCGAACTCTCGACCCTCGACCGCGCCGCGCAAGAGGCCGAGATGCAATGGTTCATCGACGCGGCCCAGCCCTTTGCCGGGATGGAAATCAATGTCGTGTCGGAAACCATCACCACGCATGAATATGAATCCAAGGTGCTGGCCCCGGCCTTTTCGGCCATCACCGGCATCAAGCTGACCCATGACCTGATCGGCGAAGGCGATGTGGTCGAAAAGCTGCAAACGCAGATGCAGTCGGGCGAGAATGTCTATGACGCCTATGTCAATGACAGCGACCTGATCGGCACACATTGGCGCTATCAGCAGGCGCGCAATCTGACCGACTGGATGGCGGGTGCCGGGGCCGATGTCACCAATCCCGATCTGGATCTGGACGATTTCATCGGCATCAGCTTCACCACCGCGCCCGATGGCAATCTTTACCAACTGCCCGACCAGCAATTCGCGAACCTTTACTGGTTCCGCTATGACTGGTTCAACGACCCCGAGATCCAGGCCGCCTTCAAGGAAAAATACGGCTATGATCTGGGCGTGCCGGTCAACTGGTCGGCCTATCAGGACATTGCCGAATTCTTTACCGGCCGCGAGATCGACGGCAAGACGGTCTATGGCCATATGGATTACGGCAAGAAGGATCCCAGCCTTGGCTGGCGCTTCACCGATGCCTGGCTGTCCATGGCCGGGAATGGCGACAAGGGGATCCCGAACGGCAAGCCGGTCGATGAATGGGGCATCCGCGTCGATGAAAACGACCGGCCCGTGGGCAGCTGCGTGGCGCGTGGCGGCGATACCAACGGCCCGGCCTCGGTCTATGCAATCCAGAAATATCTGGACTGGATGGAGGCCTATGCACCGCCCGCTGCGCAGGGCATGACCTTCAGCGAAAGCGGCCCGGTCCCGGCGCAGGGCGAGATCGCCCAGCAGATGTTCTGGTACACCGCCTTCACCGCCGACATGGTCAAGGACGGCTTGCCCGTCGTGAACGAGGATGGCACGCCGAAATGGCGCATGGCCCCCTCGCCGCACGGCGCCTATTGGCAGGAAGGCATGAAGCTGGGCTATCAGGATGCCGGCTCCTGGACCTTGCTGAAATCCACGCCGGATGACCGCGCCAAGGCCGCCTGGCTTTATGCGCAATTCGTGACTTCGAAAACGGTCGATGTGAAGAAATCCCATGTCGGCCTGACCTTCATTCGGGAGTCCACGATCCAGGATGACAGCTTTACCGAGCGTGCGCCGAAACTGGGCGGGCTGATCGAATTCTATCGCAGCCCCGCCCGGCTGAACTGGTCGCCCACCGGCACCAATGTGCCCGACTATCCGAAGCTGGCGCAGCTGTGGTGGCAGGCCATCGGCGATGCCAGCTCGGGCGCCAAGACCGCGCAAGAGGCGATGGACAGCCTCTGCGCCGAGCAGGAAAAGGTGATGGAGCGTCTGGAGCGTGCGGGCATTCAGGGCGATATCGGCCCGAAAATGGCCGAAGAGCATGATCTGGCCTGGTGGAACAATTTCGCCACCGAAAACGGCACCATCGCGCCGCAACTGCCCTTGGAAAACGAAAAGCCGCAGCCGGAAACCATCAGCTATGACGAGCTGGTGAAAAGCTGGCAGGAATGA
- a CDS encoding DUF2160 domain-containing protein codes for MAWTFPTALFFTIIAGLLILFTWLAIRFPETPRKGVLGIMTTRGDRLFISLLGSAFICLIWLGVMGMPVWGGLAVALIYAAAVFRWV; via the coding sequence ATGGCCTGGACCTTTCCGACGGCGCTGTTCTTCACCATCATCGCGGGCCTTCTGATCCTGTTCACCTGGCTCGCCATCCGCTTTCCCGAAACGCCGCGCAAGGGCGTGCTGGGGATCATGACCACGCGCGGCGACCGGCTCTTCATCAGCCTGCTCGGCTCGGCCTTCATCTGCCTGATCTGGCTTGGGGTGATGGGCATGCCGGTCTGGGGCGGGCTGGCCGTCGCGCTGATCTACGCCGCAGCGGTCTTCCGCTGGGTGTAA
- a CDS encoding carbohydrate ABC transporter permease, protein MAAVAESKGRGSAIVMALYLLFLMLPIYWLLTMSLKTNTEILGAFSLWPRNPTLENYRTILTDPSWYMGYVNSLIYVVMNTAISITVALPAAYAFSRYRFLGDKHLFFWLLTNRMAPAAVFALPFFQLYSSIGLFDTHLAVALAHCLFNVPLAVWILEGFMSGVPREIDETAYIDGYSFPRFFVKIFMPLIASGIGVAAFFCFMFSWVELLLSRTLTSVNAKPIAATMTRTVSASGLDWGVLAAAGILTIIPGALVIWFVRNYIAKGFALGRV, encoded by the coding sequence ATGGCTGCAGTCGCCGAATCCAAAGGCCGCGGATCCGCCATCGTCATGGCGCTGTACCTGCTGTTCCTGATGCTGCCGATCTACTGGCTGCTGACCATGTCGCTGAAAACCAATACCGAGATCCTCGGCGCCTTCAGCCTCTGGCCCCGCAACCCGACGCTGGAGAATTACCGCACGATCCTGACCGATCCCAGCTGGTATATGGGCTATGTGAACAGCCTGATCTATGTGGTGATGAATACCGCAATCTCGATCACCGTCGCCCTGCCCGCCGCCTATGCCTTTTCACGCTACCGCTTTCTGGGCGACAAACACCTGTTCTTCTGGCTGCTCACCAACCGCATGGCCCCGGCAGCGGTCTTTGCCCTGCCCTTCTTCCAGCTCTATTCCTCGATCGGGCTCTTCGACACCCACCTTGCCGTGGCCCTGGCCCATTGCCTCTTCAACGTGCCGCTGGCGGTCTGGATCCTCGAAGGCTTCATGTCCGGCGTCCCGCGAGAGATCGACGAAACCGCCTATATCGACGGCTATTCCTTCCCGCGCTTCTTCGTGAAGATCTTCATGCCGCTCATCGCCAGCGGAATCGGCGTCGCCGCCTTCTTCTGCTTCATGTTCTCCTGGGTCGAACTGCTCCTCTCGCGCACCCTCACCTCGGTCAATGCCAAGCCCATCGCCGCCACCATGACCCGCACGGTCAGCGCCTCGGGCCTCGACTGGGGCGTGCTGGCGGCGGCGGGCATCCTGACCATTATCCCGGGCGCGCTCGTGATCTGGTTCGTGCGCAACTACATCGCCAAGGGCTTTGCCCTGGGACGTGTGTGA
- a CDS encoding carbohydrate ABC transporter permease, with protein MEKPVNNRAWFLVLPVLVLVAFSAVLPLMTVVNYSVQDTFGGNQFFWAGLEWFQDTIDSDRVRAALGRQLLFSGIILAIEIPLGIFIALNMPKKGFWASFCLVLMALPLLIPWNVVGTIWQVFGRVDIGLLGHTLKAMGIDYNYVNDALDAWITIIVMDVWHWTSLVALLCYAGLQSIPDAYYQAARIDQASRWKVFRYIELPKMQGVLLIAVLLRFMDSFMIYTEPFVVTGGGPGNATTFLSIDLVKIATGQFDLGPAAAFSLIYFLVILLISFVFYTVMTKDQGAP; from the coding sequence ATGGAAAAACCCGTCAATAACCGCGCCTGGTTCCTTGTCCTGCCGGTTCTGGTGCTGGTGGCCTTCTCGGCGGTGCTGCCGCTGATGACAGTGGTGAATTACTCGGTCCAGGACACCTTCGGCGGCAACCAGTTCTTCTGGGCCGGGCTGGAATGGTTTCAGGACACCATCGATTCCGACCGCGTGCGCGCCGCGCTTGGGCGCCAGTTGCTGTTTTCCGGCATCATTCTGGCGATCGAGATTCCGCTGGGCATCTTCATCGCCCTGAACATGCCGAAAAAGGGCTTCTGGGCCAGCTTCTGCCTGGTGCTGATGGCCCTGCCACTGCTGATCCCATGGAACGTGGTCGGCACCATCTGGCAGGTCTTCGGCCGCGTCGATATCGGCCTGCTGGGCCATACGCTGAAGGCCATGGGCATCGATTACAACTATGTCAATGACGCGCTGGACGCCTGGATCACCATCATCGTGATGGATGTCTGGCACTGGACCAGCCTTGTCGCGCTGCTCTGCTATGCCGGGCTGCAATCCATCCCGGACGCCTATTATCAGGCCGCCCGGATCGATCAGGCATCCCGCTGGAAGGTCTTTCGCTATATCGAACTGCCCAAGATGCAGGGCGTGCTGCTGATCGCGGTGCTGCTGCGCTTCATGGACAGCTTCATGATCTATACCGAACCCTTCGTCGTGACCGGAGGCGGACCGGGCAATGCCACCACCTTCCTGTCCATCGACCTGGTGAAAATCGCCACCGGCCAGTTCGACCTTGGCCCGGCGGCGGCCTTCAGCCTGATCTACTTCCTGGTGATCCTGCTGATCTCCTTCGTCTTCTACACCGTCATGACCAAAGATCAGGGGGCGCCGTAA
- a CDS encoding ABC transporter ATP-binding protein: MTQITLENLAHSYLPNPTQEADWALKPMNMTWQDGGAYALLGSSGCGKSTLLNIISGLLVPSQGRILFGNEDVTGLPTAARNIAQVFQFPVVYDTMSVRDNLAFPLRNRGMAEAEVLNRVTEVARMIGMTEALDRRAQGLTADAKQKISLGRGMVRQDVNAILFDEPLTVIDPHMKWELRTQLKDLHRQFGHTMIYVTHDQTEALTFADQVVVMYDGRVVQAGTPQALFDAPEHTFVGYFIGSPGMNVIDAELDGSTARVEGAQIALPHRYAPQRGKTQIGIRPEFLRLGSGDEGLPFTIARIEDVGHHRIVRGHVGQTEVNVVVPEDQPLPADANRVIPDPAHLHVYVDDWRVDPSASERAA; the protein is encoded by the coding sequence ATGACCCAAATCACCTTGGAAAACCTGGCGCATTCCTATCTGCCCAACCCGACGCAGGAAGCCGACTGGGCGCTGAAGCCGATGAACATGACCTGGCAGGATGGCGGCGCCTATGCGCTTCTGGGCTCGTCGGGCTGCGGAAAATCGACGCTGCTGAACATCATCTCGGGGCTGCTGGTGCCGTCGCAGGGGCGCATCCTCTTTGGCAATGAGGACGTGACCGGCCTGCCCACGGCCGCGCGCAATATCGCGCAGGTGTTCCAGTTCCCTGTGGTATACGACACCATGTCGGTGCGCGACAATCTGGCCTTTCCGCTGCGCAATCGCGGCATGGCCGAGGCCGAGGTCCTGAACCGCGTCACCGAAGTGGCCCGGATGATCGGCATGACCGAGGCGCTGGACCGCCGCGCCCAGGGCCTGACCGCCGATGCCAAGCAGAAGATCAGCCTGGGCCGGGGCATGGTGCGTCAGGATGTCAACGCGATCCTGTTCGACGAACCGCTGACCGTCATCGACCCGCATATGAAATGGGAACTTCGGACCCAGCTCAAGGATCTGCACCGCCAGTTCGGCCACACGATGATCTATGTCACCCATGACCAGACCGAGGCCCTGACCTTCGCCGATCAGGTCGTGGTGATGTATGACGGCCGCGTGGTGCAGGCGGGCACGCCGCAGGCGCTGTTCGATGCGCCGGAGCATACCTTTGTCGGCTATTTCATCGGCTCGCCAGGTATGAATGTCATCGATGCCGAACTGGATGGCAGCACTGCGCGGGTCGAAGGCGCGCAGATCGCCCTGCCCCACCGCTACGCCCCGCAGCGCGGCAAGACCCAGATCGGCATTCGCCCGGAATTCCTGCGCCTCGGCTCGGGCGATGAGGGCCTGCCCTTCACCATCGCGCGGATCGAGGATGTCGGCCATCACCGCATCGTCCGCGGCCATGTCGGCCAGACAGAGGTGAATGTCGTCGTGCCCGAAGACCAGCCCCTTCCCGCCGACGCAAATCGCGTCATTCCCGATCCGGCGCATCTGCATGTCTATGTCGATGACTGGCGCGTGGACCCCTCTGCTTCCGAAAGGGCCGCCTGA
- a CDS encoding ABC transporter ATP-binding protein, whose product MTLDLRGISKSVGGRVHIHPTDLTLQAGSMNVLLGPTLAGKTTIMRLMAGLDRPTQGRVFWNGQDVTDQRVQDRKVAMVYQQFINYPSMSVYDNIASPLRLMGVDRAEIDRRVRETAEMMRLSPMLQRKPLELSGGQQQRCALARALVKGAGLVLLDEPLANLDYKLREELRAEIPRIFEESGAIFVYATTEPEEALLLGGNTATLWEGRVTQFGPTPQVYRAPQDATTARVFSDPPMNFKSVQVRNGRATLDDASWEIGNLPDGDYMAGFRAAHLSPQERAGAVALRARLDTTEITGARTFLHLHHGADRWVGLVDGVHQLRPGQDLTVWVDPAHIYLFTPDGALARPAPYAAAA is encoded by the coding sequence ATGACGCTTGACCTGCGCGGCATATCGAAATCCGTGGGCGGCCGGGTGCATATCCATCCGACCGATCTGACGCTGCAGGCCGGCAGCATGAACGTGCTTCTGGGACCGACGCTGGCGGGCAAGACCACCATCATGCGGCTGATGGCGGGGCTGGACCGGCCGACGCAGGGCCGGGTGTTCTGGAACGGTCAGGATGTGACCGACCAGCGGGTGCAGGACCGCAAGGTCGCGATGGTCTATCAGCAGTTCATCAACTACCCCTCGATGAGCGTGTACGACAATATCGCCTCGCCCCTGCGGCTGATGGGCGTTGACCGGGCCGAGATCGACCGCCGCGTGCGTGAAACGGCCGAAATGATGCGCCTGTCGCCGATGCTGCAGCGCAAACCGCTGGAGCTTTCGGGCGGGCAACAACAGCGCTGCGCCCTGGCGCGGGCATTGGTCAAGGGTGCCGGACTGGTCCTGCTGGACGAACCTCTGGCCAATCTGGACTACAAGCTGCGCGAGGAATTGCGCGCCGAAATTCCGCGCATTTTCGAAGAATCCGGCGCGATCTTCGTCTATGCCACCACCGAACCCGAAGAGGCATTGCTGCTGGGCGGTAATACCGCGACGCTGTGGGAAGGCCGCGTGACGCAATTCGGCCCCACGCCGCAGGTCTATCGCGCGCCACAGGACGCCACCACCGCGCGGGTGTTCAGCGATCCGCCGATGAATTTCAAATCCGTGCAGGTCCGCAATGGCCGCGCCACGCTGGACGATGCGTCATGGGAGATCGGCAACCTGCCCGATGGCGATTACATGGCGGGCTTCCGCGCCGCCCATCTGTCGCCGCAGGAACGCGCCGGTGCCGTCGCCCTGCGCGCGCGACTGGACACCACCGAAATCACCGGCGCCCGCACCTTCCTGCACCTCCATCACGGCGCCGACCGTTGGGTCGGGCTGGTCGACGGCGTCCATCAGCTTCGGCCCGGTCAGGATCTGACCGTCTGGGTCGATCCCGCTCATATCTACCTGTTCACCCCCGATGGTGCGCTGGCCCGGCCCGCGCCCTATGCCGCGGCGGCCTGA
- a CDS encoding alpha-glucosidase, giving the protein MTETAVDRDWWRGSVTYQVYPRSFMDSNDDGIGDLKGITDRLDYIASLGVDAIWLSPFFTSPMKDMGYDVSDYTDVDPVFGDLADFDALVARAHELGLKVIIDQVISHSSDQHPFFEESRSSRDNDKADWYVWADPRPDGTPPNNWLSIFGGSSWEWDTRRRQYYLHNFLKEQPDWNFHNPRVQDYLLDQMRFWLERGVDGFRLDTVNFYFHDKLLRDNAANPLPWAQDAVRPFEMQFCLFSKNQPENLDFLERLRALMDEFDARTTVGEVGDSHMAIRLMGEYTSGKRLHMAYSFEMLGPDFTASHFRSRIQAFFSGAPDGWPCWAFSNHDVPRHVGRWLPHAADQDDLARQAAAMLLSFEGSVCLYQGEELGQVDTELTFEELTDPDGITFWPEYKGRDGCRTPMAWDSAARNGGFSGADTTWLPVKAPQQERAASVQEDDPDSVLNFYRRMLALRKSEPDLRDGAIHFLDLPEPILGYRRGEDFICLFNLSADEVVAPLNGRVLPVLTQAADIFDDEVRLGPNGFVIARMSGD; this is encoded by the coding sequence ATGACAGAAACGGCCGTAGATCGCGACTGGTGGCGGGGATCGGTAACATATCAGGTCTATCCGCGATCATTCATGGATTCCAATGATGACGGGATCGGCGATCTGAAAGGCATTACCGACCGGCTGGACTATATCGCCTCGCTGGGCGTTGATGCGATCTGGCTGTCGCCCTTTTTCACCTCGCCGATGAAAGACATGGGATATGACGTGTCGGATTATACCGATGTCGATCCGGTCTTTGGCGATCTGGCCGATTTCGATGCGCTGGTGGCCCGCGCGCATGAACTGGGGCTGAAGGTCATCATTGATCAGGTGATCTCGCATTCCTCGGACCAGCACCCGTTTTTCGAGGAAAGCCGTTCCTCGCGCGACAATGACAAGGCCGACTGGTATGTCTGGGCCGATCCACGGCCCGATGGCACCCCGCCCAATAACTGGCTGTCGATCTTTGGCGGCTCTTCCTGGGAATGGGATACGCGTCGGCGGCAATATTACCTGCATAATTTCCTGAAAGAGCAGCCGGACTGGAATTTCCACAATCCCCGCGTTCAGGATTACCTGCTGGATCAGATGCGCTTCTGGCTAGAGCGTGGCGTGGACGGGTTCCGGCTGGATACGGTCAATTTCTATTTCCACGACAAATTGCTGCGCGACAACGCCGCCAACCCGCTGCCCTGGGCGCAGGATGCCGTGCGCCCCTTCGAGATGCAGTTCTGCCTGTTTTCCAAGAACCAGCCCGAAAATCTGGATTTTCTGGAGCGTCTGCGCGCCCTGATGGATGAATTCGACGCCCGCACCACCGTGGGCGAGGTCGGTGACAGCCATATGGCGATCCGGCTGATGGGCGAATATACCAGCGGCAAGCGGCTGCACATGGCCTATTCCTTCGAGATGTTGGGCCCGGATTTCACCGCCAGCCATTTCCGCAGCCGCATTCAGGCCTTTTTCAGCGGCGCGCCGGACGGGTGGCCCTGCTGGGCGTTTTCCAACCATGACGTGCCGCGCCATGTCGGGCGCTGGCTGCCCCATGCGGCGGATCAGGACGACCTGGCCCGGCAGGCCGCCGCCATGCTGCTGAGCTTTGAAGGCTCGGTCTGCCTGTATCAGGGCGAGGAACTTGGGCAGGTCGATACCGAGCTGACATTCGAGGAACTGACGGATCCCGATGGCATCACCTTCTGGCCCGAATACAAGGGCCGTGACGGCTGCCGCACGCCGATGGCCTGGGACAGCGCGGCACGCAATGGCGGGTTTTCGGGCGCCGACACGACCTGGCTGCCGGTCAAGGCGCCGCAACAGGAACGCGCGGCCTCGGTTCAGGAAGACGACCCGGACAGCGTTCTGAATTTCTATCGCCGGATGCTGGCCCTGCGGAAATCCGAACCGGATCTTCGCGACGGCGCGATCCACTTTCTGGACCTGCCCGAACCAATCCTGGGCTATCGTCGCGGCGAGGATTTCATCTGCCTGTTCAACCTGTCCGCGGACGAGGTTGTGGCGCCGCTGAACGGCAGGGTCCTGCCGGTGTTGACGCAGGCCGCAGATATCTTTGATGATGAAGTCAGGCTTGGGCCGAATGGGTTCGTGATCGCCCGGATGTCGGGGGACTAG